A portion of the Pedobacter cryoconitis genome contains these proteins:
- a CDS encoding tetratricopeptide repeat-containing sensor histidine kinase, whose product MKLAKKTKDEEGVARMLNQMGMIDDNSGNAVSSRQRYLEALEIYKRLNNYKGIIKENIRLGVVENRKGNSATAIPYFLQALKISEQNKDKGGIMESYITLGEVYAFRHDYQRAISYYKKAEAIGTTLPFSSLKLNTCLNFGIAYRETGEMSKAIYYFEKGISQSNYPEMMGLNISLTNGLAQVYAKSGETAKAIELQKGALLKSRKINNSIREFQSLMALAESYETSNSAIALNYLQQALKVAETKKANKQLLEALAHITALYEKSGNYKAAYQSRTRQYSIADSFYYKDISLKISNLQAQYELTKSQARVAQLKFVNNQQSLEQRIMFWIIFGGTALMLVLGFYFFKIRNLNRLMNKANEDLVKSNNVKDKLFSILGHDLKAPLASILNLLVLINRGWLSDQEKALMLGKLELQCNATLETLNLILHWGQMQLKGVMINQSDVSPEKKIKRNVLLLKEMAAQKSITIAQDIEPDLRVFCDADHLDFLVRNILSNAIKFTPVGGVIRIAVKADQDKVICSFKDSGIGIERSRLASIFSVNNVSTMGTNNEKGTSLGLVICKEFINANEGNIWVESVVSEGSEFFFTLKRK is encoded by the coding sequence ATGAAGCTTGCAAAAAAGACTAAGGACGAAGAAGGTGTAGCAAGGATGCTCAACCAGATGGGTATGATCGATGATAATTCAGGGAATGCAGTGTCTTCAAGACAACGCTATCTGGAGGCACTTGAAATCTATAAGCGCCTGAATAATTATAAAGGGATCATTAAAGAGAATATCCGGCTGGGTGTGGTAGAAAACAGGAAAGGCAATTCAGCAACAGCAATCCCTTATTTTCTTCAGGCATTAAAGATAAGTGAGCAAAACAAGGATAAGGGTGGAATTATGGAGTCCTATATTACTCTTGGTGAAGTGTATGCTTTCCGCCATGATTATCAACGTGCAATCTCTTATTACAAAAAAGCTGAGGCGATTGGCACTACACTCCCCTTTTCAAGTTTGAAGCTAAATACTTGTCTGAACTTTGGAATTGCCTACAGGGAGACTGGTGAAATGTCCAAAGCTATTTACTACTTTGAAAAAGGTATCAGCCAAAGTAATTATCCTGAGATGATGGGATTAAATATTTCACTGACGAACGGGCTGGCGCAGGTATACGCAAAATCAGGAGAAACGGCAAAAGCCATTGAGCTTCAAAAGGGAGCTTTGTTAAAATCGAGAAAGATCAATAATAGCATCCGGGAGTTTCAGAGTTTAATGGCATTGGCAGAGAGCTACGAAACTTCGAACAGTGCAATAGCACTAAATTACCTTCAGCAAGCATTGAAAGTTGCGGAAACAAAAAAAGCCAATAAGCAGCTACTTGAGGCTTTAGCTCATATCACTGCGCTCTATGAGAAATCAGGAAATTATAAAGCAGCTTATCAGTCAAGGACAAGACAATATAGTATCGCTGATAGTTTTTACTACAAAGATATATCACTTAAAATATCTAATCTGCAGGCCCAGTATGAACTTACGAAGTCTCAGGCCAGAGTGGCACAGCTAAAGTTTGTGAACAATCAACAGTCGCTTGAACAAAGAATTATGTTCTGGATAATATTTGGTGGTACAGCCTTAATGCTGGTCCTGGGTTTTTACTTTTTTAAAATCAGGAATTTGAACCGGCTAATGAACAAGGCTAATGAAGATCTTGTAAAGTCGAACAATGTAAAAGACAAGTTATTTTCAATTCTTGGGCACGATTTGAAGGCTCCGCTGGCTTCAATCCTAAACCTTCTTGTACTGATCAACAGAGGCTGGTTATCTGACCAGGAAAAGGCGCTCATGCTTGGAAAACTGGAATTGCAGTGTAATGCTACACTGGAGACGCTGAACCTTATTTTGCACTGGGGGCAAATGCAGTTAAAAGGGGTTATGATTAATCAGAGCGATGTCAGTCCGGAAAAGAAAATTAAACGCAATGTTTTGCTGCTGAAGGAAATGGCCGCCCAGAAATCAATTACTATTGCGCAGGATATTGAACCGGATTTAAGGGTTTTTTGTGATGCAGATCATCTGGATTTTCTGGTTCGTAATATTCTGTCCAATGCGATAAAGTTTACTCCCGTTGGAGGGGTTATCCGTATAGCGGTAAAGGCTGATCAGGATAAGGTAATTTGCTCTTTTAAGGATAGCGGAATCGGGATAGAGCGTTCACGTTTAGCATCTATATTTAGCGTGAATAATGTGAGTACGATGGGTACGAACAATGAAAAAGGGACGAGTCTTGGTTTGGTTATTTGTAAAGAGTTCATCAATGCGAATGAGGGGAATATCTGGGTGGAAAGCGTGGTTAGTGAAGGGTCTGAGTTCTTTTTTACGCTGAAGAGGAAATAG
- a CDS encoding potassium channel family protein, producing the protein MTTNPINENQLGLLNLVVFVLSIYVLLAILVDTVLVLPKETSILLTYIDNTICVFFFAEFCFRFYKAKNKQAFMKWGWIDLISSVPAVSYLRAGRILRLIRLLRLIRAFRSTQMFVKHVFRNKARGAFTSVTILAILLIIFSSIAILQVEKDPDSNIKTAEDAIWWAYVTITTVGYGDKFPVTTEGRIIAAVLMTAGVGLFGTFTAYVSSWFAIVKEE; encoded by the coding sequence ATGACTACAAATCCTATTAATGAAAATCAACTTGGGTTACTCAATCTGGTTGTATTTGTATTATCAATCTACGTTCTACTGGCGATCCTGGTAGACACAGTTTTAGTGCTCCCAAAAGAGACATCAATTCTACTGACATATATCGATAATACTATCTGTGTGTTTTTCTTCGCAGAGTTTTGCTTTCGTTTCTACAAAGCCAAAAATAAGCAAGCTTTTATGAAGTGGGGTTGGATCGACTTGATTTCCAGCGTGCCGGCAGTAAGTTATTTGAGGGCAGGCCGTATTCTTAGGCTGATCAGATTATTACGGCTTATCCGTGCTTTCCGTTCTACACAAATGTTTGTCAAACATGTTTTCAGGAACAAAGCGAGGGGAGCTTTCACTTCAGTAACCATACTTGCTATATTGCTGATCATATTTTCTTCAATTGCTATTCTTCAGGTGGAGAAAGATCCTGATAGTAATATTAAAACTGCTGAAGATGCCATATGGTGGGCTTATGTAACTATCACAACTGTAGGTTATGGTGATAAATTCCCCGTAACTACCGAAGGACGGATAATTGCAGCGGTATTGATGACTGCTGGAGTTGGACTATTCGGTACTTTTACTGCATATGTGTCCAGCTGGTTTGCAATAGTGAAAGAGGAATAA
- a CDS encoding GNAT family N-acetyltransferase, with product MGYKIKKAGLEDLDTAAALFNDYRVFYRQADDYEKCKKFIQERLDNEQSNIFLVYLEGNAVGFVQLYKLYHYIKLQKQWLLSDLFVHPDYRGKGLSIALIDYSKQWCIETGACGLMLETEKTNDIGNKLYPRCGFEYDGNHNYYYWWK from the coding sequence ATGGGTTACAAAATTAAGAAAGCAGGTTTGGAAGACCTGGACACAGCAGCAGCATTATTCAACGATTATCGGGTGTTTTACCGTCAGGCAGACGATTACGAAAAATGCAAAAAGTTTATTCAGGAACGGTTGGACAATGAGCAATCTAACATTTTCCTTGTTTATTTGGAGGGAAATGCTGTTGGCTTTGTTCAGTTGTACAAACTCTACCATTACATCAAATTACAAAAGCAATGGCTATTGAGCGATTTATTCGTTCATCCCGATTACAGAGGCAAAGGACTTTCGATAGCATTGATAGACTATAGTAAACAATGGTGCATAGAAACGGGAGCTTGCGGACTGATGCTTGAAACAGAAAAGACAAACGACATAGGGAACAAGCTCTATCCACGTTGCGGTTTTGAATATGACGGTAATCACAATTATTACTATTGGTGGAAGTAA
- a CDS encoding dihydrodipicolinate synthase family protein — protein sequence MKKAPFKGVVAYPVTPFDNNESIDIPLFKKHVERLVSAGSHGIAPLGSTGVMPYLTDAEKEAMTEATIQQVANRVPILVGVSNLTTEKTVYHSQFAEKAGATAVMISPMSYWKLTDDEIVKHYDTVASKISIPIMAYNNPATAGVDMSPALLKRLLQIPNVTMIKESTGDIQRMHYLRKELGEEVTFFNGSNPLALAAFSAGATGWCTAAANLIPELNIALYDAVQENDLDQARRLFYKQVDLLKFIVAKGLPRAIKTGLDLLGIDGGGFKSPLKPLTENETSELDGILSAIKSEIYQY from the coding sequence ATGAAAAAAGCACCATTTAAAGGGGTAGTCGCTTATCCGGTTACGCCGTTTGACAACAACGAAAGCATTGATATTCCATTATTCAAAAAACATGTAGAACGCTTGGTTTCGGCAGGTTCTCACGGTATCGCTCCATTGGGAAGTACTGGTGTAATGCCTTACCTTACTGATGCAGAAAAGGAAGCTATGACAGAAGCCACCATACAACAGGTAGCAAATCGGGTTCCTATATTGGTAGGTGTTTCTAATCTTACAACAGAGAAAACCGTTTATCACTCACAATTTGCCGAAAAAGCAGGTGCAACAGCTGTCATGATTAGTCCGATGAGCTATTGGAAACTTACCGACGACGAAATTGTGAAACATTACGATACCGTTGCTTCAAAAATTTCAATTCCTATAATGGCATATAACAATCCAGCAACAGCTGGTGTAGATATGTCGCCTGCATTGCTGAAACGTCTATTGCAGATCCCTAATGTTACGATGATTAAGGAAAGTACAGGCGATATTCAGCGTATGCACTATTTGAGAAAAGAGTTGGGGGAAGAAGTAACATTTTTTAACGGCTCTAATCCTTTAGCATTGGCAGCCTTCTCCGCAGGTGCTACCGGTTGGTGCACCGCTGCTGCGAACCTTATACCCGAACTCAATATTGCTCTTTACGATGCTGTACAGGAAAATGATCTGGATCAAGCCCGAAGACTATTTTACAAGCAGGTAGATTTACTGAAATTCATTGTAGCGAAAGGTTTGCCACGTGCGATAAAAACAGGTTTAGACCTATTGGGAATAGACGGTGGTGGTTTCAAAAGTCCTCTGAAACCGCTTACTGAAAATGAGACATCAGAACTGGATGGTATACTTTCAGCTATTAAGAGTGAAATTTATCAGTATTAA
- a CDS encoding cupin domain-containing protein, whose protein sequence is MLETGVNKKIHAEQKQFNSKDFHQTFARPTYVKPSHFIHKNVENAGVHNQFSEERKHPVFFVDLPSKNVSMTIGGLLPGQKTNLHRHTYETVLYVIEGKGWTRVEDDIVEWEAGDAVYIPSWAWHQHQNLSDSEPAKYFACENAPQLQNLGVALREEENRDF, encoded by the coding sequence ATGTTAGAAACAGGAGTTAATAAAAAAATCCACGCAGAGCAAAAGCAATTCAACTCTAAAGATTTTCATCAAACATTCGCAAGACCAACATATGTCAAACCCTCACACTTCATTCACAAGAACGTTGAAAATGCGGGGGTACACAACCAGTTTTCCGAAGAAAGAAAGCACCCAGTTTTCTTTGTTGACTTACCAAGTAAAAATGTAAGTATGACTATTGGCGGTCTGTTACCCGGACAAAAAACGAACCTGCACCGCCATACTTACGAAACCGTTCTATATGTCATCGAGGGTAAAGGTTGGACACGAGTAGAAGATGATATAGTAGAGTGGGAAGCAGGTGATGCCGTTTATATTCCGTCTTGGGCGTGGCATCAGCATCAAAACCTAAGCGATAGTGAACCTGCGAAATATTTTGCTTGCGAAAATGCGCCGCAACTGCAAAACCTGGGTGTAGCATTACGCGAGGAAGAGAACAGAGATTTTTAA
- a CDS encoding PLP-dependent aminotransferase family protein: protein MLRGWKFEVQLDEQSDKAIYLQIADAIIKDIHSGRLKPGDALPGSRNLAQLLKINRNTVVEALNVLLIEGWLVSKERQGTFVSDTLPDFKKAQNSSLATSAIKNATSKHYHIQFDDGSPDSKIAPITELARAYRQIFNQKARWQMMGYGSELGELEFRKNIVQMLNHQRGMQVDEHSICITRGSQMAMYLTAQCLFTKDDYLMIENPGYKPAWKAFENAGAKLLAVRVDKDGLLIEDVISYLKSSKKIKAIYLTPHRQYPTTATLSLKRRLELIRLSNKYGFMIIEDDYDNEFHFGYRPILPLSSFTELKNYVYIGTMSKVVAPALRIGYLASNDSSLIERVGNLRKIIDVQGDSIMEQAILQLIKDGTIKRHIKKSTHHYKAKRDFTVTLLNKYMQDKATYVIPDGGLAFWVVPNQHVDWLKVSKKLQAKGIKIITPDTYSFDETVNGIRLGYGSLSEKELEEGIIALAEML from the coding sequence ATGCTAAGAGGTTGGAAATTTGAAGTACAGTTAGACGAACAATCGGATAAAGCCATTTATCTGCAAATAGCCGATGCTATAATAAAAGACATTCATTCGGGCAGATTAAAGCCAGGCGATGCTTTGCCCGGCAGTAGAAATCTTGCACAACTTTTAAAAATAAACAGGAATACAGTTGTAGAAGCACTTAATGTACTGCTTATTGAGGGTTGGCTGGTTTCTAAAGAACGGCAGGGGACTTTTGTTTCTGATACATTGCCCGATTTCAAAAAAGCGCAAAACAGCAGTCTTGCAACCTCTGCCATAAAAAATGCGACAAGCAAACATTATCATATACAGTTTGACGACGGAAGCCCCGACAGTAAAATTGCGCCCATTACTGAATTGGCAAGGGCATACCGCCAAATATTCAATCAAAAAGCAAGATGGCAGATGATGGGCTACGGCAGCGAGTTGGGCGAATTGGAATTTAGAAAAAATATTGTTCAAATGCTCAATCATCAAAGAGGAATGCAGGTTGATGAACACAGCATTTGCATTACCCGAGGCAGTCAAATGGCGATGTATCTGACAGCACAATGCTTGTTTACAAAAGATGATTATTTAATGATTGAAAATCCAGGATATAAACCTGCCTGGAAGGCATTTGAAAATGCGGGTGCAAAGCTGTTGGCTGTAAGAGTAGATAAAGATGGTTTACTGATTGAAGATGTTATTTCTTATCTAAAATCAAGTAAGAAGATAAAGGCAATTTACCTCACGCCACATCGCCAATATCCGACTACTGCAACGTTAAGCCTAAAAAGAAGATTGGAATTAATAAGATTGTCTAACAAATATGGTTTTATGATTATTGAAGATGATTATGATAATGAGTTTCATTTTGGTTATCGTCCGATTTTACCATTGTCAAGTTTTACAGAACTGAAAAACTATGTTTACATTGGTACAATGAGCAAGGTTGTTGCACCAGCTCTGCGTATTGGTTATTTGGCAAGCAATGACAGCTCTTTGATTGAAAGAGTGGGCAATTTGCGGAAAATTATTGATGTGCAGGGTGATAGTATAATGGAGCAGGCAATTCTGCAACTTATCAAAGATGGTACAATAAAACGCCATATAAAAAAATCAACTCATCATTATAAAGCCAAAAGAGACTTCACGGTAACATTGCTGAACAAATATATGCAGGACAAAGCAACTTATGTTATTCCCGATGGCGGTTTGGCTTTTTGGGTTGTTCCTAATCAGCATGTAGATTGGTTAAAGGTTTCCAAAAAACTGCAAGCCAAAGGCATCAAAATTATTACACCTGACACCTATAGCTTTGATGAAACTGTCAATGGTATAAGATTAGGCTACGGGTCGCTTTCTGAAAAAGAATTGGAAGAGGGGATAATTGCTTTGGCAGAAATGTTGTAA
- a CDS encoding PDDEXK nuclease domain-containing protein: MNDRYIFEFLGLPINVKTSENKIETALINHLQQFLMELGKAFAFIARQQHIVTDTSDFFIDLVFYNYYLKCFVLIDLKTDELTHGAIGQMDMYVRMYNDLKKGEGDNPTIGMILCTEKDETIVKYSILAENEKLFASKYRLYLPNEDELKELIEQDRIDLTLIMT; the protein is encoded by the coding sequence ATAAATGATCGTTATATATTTGAATTTTTGGGCTTGCCTATAAATGTAAAGACATCAGAAAATAAAATAGAAACAGCATTGATTAATCACCTACAGCAATTTTTAATGGAATTGGGAAAGGCGTTTGCTTTTATAGCAAGACAACAACATATTGTTACTGATACTTCTGACTTTTTTATTGATTTGGTTTTTTACAACTATTACTTGAAGTGCTTTGTGCTGATTGATCTGAAAACTGATGAACTAACTCATGGTGCAATTGGACAGATGGATATGTATGTCAGGATGTATAATGATTTGAAGAAAGGTGAGGGTGATAATCCAACTATTGGCATGATACTTTGCACAGAAAAAGATGAAACAATTGTTAAATATTCCATTCTAGCAGAAAATGAAAAATTATTTGCAAGTAAGTATCGTTTATACCTGCCGAATGAAGATGAGCTGAAAGAATTAATAGAACAAGATAGAATAGATTTGACCTTGATAATGACATAG
- a CDS encoding helix-turn-helix domain-containing protein, which produces MSSNINIQRICEHCVKPFRAKTTVTRFCGTICNGRHAKQKIRDLKIKVSETQVKENLISVINHPVLLEFLTIKQASKLLGICTKTLYNILQSGKIKGEAPRDE; this is translated from the coding sequence ATGAGTTCAAACATCAACATCCAAAGAATCTGTGAACACTGCGTAAAACCGTTTCGTGCAAAAACTACCGTAACGAGGTTCTGTGGTACGATATGTAATGGCAGACACGCCAAACAAAAGATCCGTGACTTAAAGATTAAAGTATCGGAGACACAGGTTAAAGAAAATCTAATCTCGGTTATAAACCACCCTGTCTTATTAGAGTTCTTAACTATTAAACAAGCATCCAAACTCTTAGGAATCTGCACCAAAACCCTATACAACATTCTGCAAAGCGGTAAAATCAAAGGTGAAGCTCCTAGAGATGAATAA
- the mnmE gene encoding tRNA uridine-5-carboxymethylaminomethyl(34) synthesis GTPase MnmE: protein MITNETIVALSTPPGAGAIGVIRLSGKDAIAIANSVFSGKDLLSQPTHTLHFGLIKDGDIVIDEVVVSLFVGPKSYTKENVVEISCHGSNYIIQQIINLLIKKGASAAKPGEFTLRAFLNGAMDLSQAEAVADLISSDSQAAHSVAMNQLRGGFSTELNVLREQLIHFASMIELELDFSEEDVEFANRDQLQELINKITIVLNKLIRSFELGNVIKEGINTVIAGRPNAGKSTLLNALLNEDRAIVSEIAGTTRDTIEEVLNINGINFRLIDTAGIREATDTIEAIGVEKTMLKISQSAVLVYLFDVLNLTANEIRDDIASLYKPGLAFIAVANKIDLSFSDRLKELNLPSEIKFIGISAKENQNVEELKELLYETVIGDKLSENHTMVTNIRHVEALRKTQESLDSVSQGLINPVTSDFLATDIKQALYYLGEITGKVTTDDLLDNIFSKFCIGK from the coding sequence ATGATTACAAATGAAACAATAGTAGCTTTATCAACCCCACCTGGAGCGGGTGCCATTGGCGTGATCCGTTTATCTGGGAAAGATGCTATTGCGATCGCAAATTCCGTATTTAGCGGAAAGGATCTGTTGAGCCAACCTACACATACACTGCATTTTGGATTGATTAAAGATGGTGACATCGTGATTGATGAAGTGGTGGTAAGTTTGTTCGTAGGCCCAAAATCTTACACGAAAGAAAACGTGGTAGAGATCTCTTGCCACGGATCAAATTATATCATTCAGCAGATTATTAATTTATTGATAAAAAAAGGTGCTTCAGCAGCGAAACCTGGAGAATTCACTTTAAGAGCGTTTTTGAATGGTGCGATGGATTTATCTCAGGCAGAAGCTGTAGCGGACTTGATTTCTTCAGATTCACAGGCTGCACATAGTGTTGCAATGAATCAGTTAAGGGGAGGTTTCAGTACGGAATTAAATGTTTTGCGTGAACAGCTGATCCATTTTGCTTCCATGATTGAATTGGAGCTTGATTTTTCTGAGGAGGATGTGGAGTTTGCAAACAGAGATCAATTGCAGGAATTAATTAATAAGATCACGATAGTATTGAATAAGCTGATCCGTTCTTTTGAATTGGGTAATGTGATTAAGGAAGGTATCAATACGGTGATTGCAGGCAGACCGAATGCGGGTAAATCTACTTTGTTGAATGCGTTGTTAAATGAAGATAGGGCAATTGTCAGTGAGATCGCAGGAACGACAAGGGATACAATAGAGGAAGTTTTAAATATCAATGGTATCAACTTTCGATTAATTGATACGGCGGGCATACGCGAAGCGACAGACACGATAGAAGCGATCGGAGTAGAGAAGACGATGTTAAAGATTAGTCAGTCTGCTGTTTTAGTTTATTTGTTCGATGTGCTGAATTTGACAGCGAACGAGATTAGGGATGATATCGCAAGTTTATATAAACCTGGGTTGGCTTTTATTGCAGTAGCGAATAAGATTGATTTGTCATTTAGTGACAGGTTGAAGGAGTTGAATTTACCTTCAGAGATTAAGTTTATCGGGATATCCGCGAAGGAAAATCAAAATGTGGAGGAGTTGAAGGAGTTGTTGTATGAGACTGTGATAGGGGATAAGTTGTCGGAGAATCATACCATGGTTACGAATATTAGACATGTGGAAGCGTTAAGGAAGACGCAGGAGTCGTTGGATAGCGTTTCGCAAGGGTTGATTAACCCGGTTACTTCGGATTTTTTGGCAACTGATATTAAGCAGGCGCTGTATTATTTAGGGGAAATTACTGGGAAGGTTACTACCGATGATTTGTTGGATAATATATTTAGTAAGTTTTGTATTGGGAAGTAA
- a CDS encoding AI-2E family transporter → MKELPLTVKRSIELLGLVLIGALFVVASDIIMPVIMAFFISIMLLPVYRWLRKYKVPEIIAIVFPILLVIIFIGIIAWFFTSQVGNLVSDFPEIKKNVAQHLKSLSEWVSNISHYSPTEQLNFINKKSNDLLNMAGGMASGAALTLSSVFVFVGLLPIYIYLMLFYKDILLRFVFMWFKTTDHPKVKEAIYETESIIKNYLVGLLIQITYMTILLGGLLMLFGIQHALLIGIIFAILNLIPYVGALIGNIIGVLLTITASTSLTPVITVLAVIAAVQFLDNNILMPRIVGSKVKINALMAILGVVVGGSIAGVSGMFLAMPLIAVLKVIFDRTESFKQWGVLFGDERPAKSPMTFPIFRRKGNVKLTSGTQKD, encoded by the coding sequence ATGAAAGAATTACCGCTCACCGTAAAGCGATCAATTGAGTTACTAGGTTTGGTGCTTATCGGTGCCTTATTCGTAGTTGCCAGTGATATTATCATGCCTGTTATCATGGCATTCTTTATCAGTATCATGCTGTTGCCTGTTTATCGCTGGCTAAGAAAATATAAGGTTCCGGAAATCATTGCGATCGTCTTTCCTATTTTATTGGTTATAATTTTCATCGGTATCATTGCCTGGTTTTTTACCTCGCAAGTTGGGAATCTGGTTTCAGATTTTCCTGAAATCAAGAAAAACGTGGCCCAGCATCTAAAATCATTAAGCGAGTGGGTGAGCAATATCAGCCATTATTCACCTACCGAACAACTTAATTTTATCAATAAAAAAAGTAATGACCTCTTAAATATGGCCGGGGGAATGGCAAGTGGTGCAGCGTTAACGCTCAGTTCCGTATTTGTATTTGTCGGTCTTCTTCCCATCTACATTTACCTGATGCTTTTTTATAAAGATATCCTGTTACGCTTCGTATTTATGTGGTTTAAAACTACAGATCACCCGAAAGTTAAAGAGGCTATCTACGAAACTGAATCTATTATCAAAAACTACCTGGTAGGTTTATTGATACAAATCACTTATATGACTATCCTTTTAGGAGGTCTGCTGATGCTTTTCGGTATTCAACACGCGCTATTAATTGGAATTATCTTTGCTATTCTGAACCTGATCCCTTATGTAGGGGCATTAATCGGAAATATTATCGGTGTACTTCTAACCATAACCGCTTCCACTTCCCTTACTCCCGTAATTACTGTTTTAGCTGTAATTGCAGCCGTTCAATTTCTGGATAACAATATCCTGATGCCAAGGATTGTGGGTTCAAAAGTGAAGATCAATGCTTTAATGGCGATCTTAGGTGTAGTAGTTGGAGGCAGTATTGCTGGAGTTTCAGGAATGTTCCTGGCCATGCCACTTATTGCAGTCCTTAAAGTTATTTTCGACCGGACAGAATCCTTTAAACAATGGGGTGTATTATTTGGAGACGAAAGACCTGCGAAAAGTCCAATGACTTTTCCTATCTTCAGACGCAAAGGAAATGTAAAACTGACCTCTGGAACACAAAAAGATTAA
- a CDS encoding deoxyguanosinetriphosphate triphosphohydrolase: MNWKKLLSAKRWGNEDRFAGNEKEARSEFQRDYDRIIFSSPFRRLQNKTQVFPLPGSVFVHNRLTHSLEVASVGRSLGTIFYNRIKEIDPNVDETIPLLAEIGNIIASACLAHDLGNPAFGHSGESAISHYFTTGDGKVYQDRVTEAEWQDLINFEGNANALRILTHAFAGKGTGGFALTYATLASIAKYPCASIAGHDKTNINTKKYGFFQAEQCGFKKIADEMGLIKVSDEPLVYKRHPLVYLVEAADDICYNIIDLEDAHRLKILTYQEVENLLLPLCNDVKLPERLSEMEDDDAKITLMRAKSISTLIGQCSQVFYNNQEAILSGDFNKSLLDAIQEPFLSIMKYIERISIKKIYNYSSVVQIEVAGYKVMGGLLEEFIPAYLNNESKYHKKLVELIPNQFKTKATDDYTKILCVLDFVSGMTDIYAVEMFRKIKGISFPSMS; encoded by the coding sequence ATGAATTGGAAAAAATTATTATCTGCCAAACGGTGGGGAAATGAAGATCGTTTTGCTGGCAATGAAAAGGAAGCCAGATCTGAGTTTCAACGTGATTATGACAGGATTATCTTTTCTTCTCCTTTCAGAAGGCTGCAAAATAAAACACAGGTATTTCCTTTACCAGGTAGTGTATTTGTACATAACAGGCTGACTCATAGTTTAGAAGTTGCAAGTGTAGGCCGTTCATTGGGTACTATCTTTTACAACAGGATTAAAGAAATTGATCCGAATGTAGATGAGACTATTCCACTGCTTGCCGAAATTGGTAATATTATCGCTTCGGCTTGTCTGGCACATGATCTTGGAAACCCGGCTTTTGGACATTCCGGAGAATCTGCTATTTCTCATTATTTTACGACGGGGGATGGAAAGGTTTATCAGGATAGGGTAACTGAAGCTGAATGGCAGGATCTGATCAATTTTGAAGGGAACGCGAATGCTTTAAGGATATTGACCCATGCTTTTGCCGGAAAAGGAACCGGAGGTTTTGCATTGACTTATGCGACACTGGCTTCTATTGCGAAATATCCTTGCGCTTCTATCGCTGGTCACGATAAAACGAATATCAATACGAAGAAGTATGGTTTCTTTCAGGCGGAACAATGCGGGTTTAAAAAGATAGCAGATGAAATGGGGCTGATCAAAGTTTCGGATGAGCCGTTAGTTTATAAGCGTCACCCTTTGGTTTACCTGGTAGAAGCTGCGGATGATATCTGTTATAATATCATTGATCTGGAAGATGCGCATCGTTTGAAAATCCTGACTTATCAGGAGGTAGAGAATTTATTATTGCCGCTATGTAATGATGTTAAATTGCCTGAGCGTTTATCGGAGATGGAAGATGATGATGCTAAAATTACGCTGATGCGGGCAAAATCGATCAGTACGTTAATCGGACAATGTTCGCAGGTATTTTATAACAATCAGGAAGCGATTTTGAGTGGTGATTTCAACAAGAGTTTGCTGGATGCTATTCAAGAGCCATTCTTGTCTATCATGAAGTATATCGAGCGGATCTCCATTAAAAAGATTTACAATTATTCTTCTGTGGTACAGATAGAGGTTGCTGGTTATAAAGTAATGGGCGGGTTGCTGGAAGAATTTATTCCTGCTTATTTGAATAATGAATCAAAATATCACAAGAAATTAGTAGAATTAATTCCAAATCAGTTCAAGACCAAGGCTACTGATGATTATACAAAGATACTATGTGTGCTGGATTTCGTATCTGGTATGACGGATATATACGCCGTTGAGATGTTTAGAAAAATAAAGGGAATCTCTTTTCCTTCAATGAGTTAA